One segment of Cataglyphis hispanica isolate Lineage 1 chromosome 23, ULB_Chis1_1.0, whole genome shotgun sequence DNA contains the following:
- the LOC126857823 gene encoding hexosaminidase D-like, which yields MTRLRGRASLMVIMTISFILLIVIYHILSNEIDEISSGKIARLRAEDMYSPGELTDSPSDSIPLFKGHKIVHLDLKGAPPKISYYNYLFPLLRKLGATGILVEYEDMFPFADSIEDIRAGNSYSKKDIVQIQNIAKNNQLTVIPLIQTFGHMEFVLKLDKYKDFREVPHYPQVLCPTYNKTLPLIYEMINQVVSAHPASKYLHIGADEVYQIGECSRCLDVMSKKQWGKRQLFLDHVSTVVKYIKEKYPELTVLMWDDEFRDISPQEIIDKGLHLTIEPVIWKYTTDPGTTLTDQLWESYAAVWKQVWVATAFKGATSPDRYYTDISYHMENHQGWLEIIHRYSNQITFRGVMLTGWQRYDHFSVLCELLPVGLPSLAINLAVLQASDLNGFPVELPSHISEILQCDGVISLSIPEPQYGWTKCSFHGMSVYAAMLRLYSLTQEIMKMEQDNTYKGWLKPYNIKYSFASPSYVERAVTDLDRYKMEIMYIEKEMRTAMEDIYDNYTIQEWLETYTAPLNEKLNQLWETKEKLLAKNTWPRRPLTKSDL from the exons ATGACGCGTCTACGAGGTCGAGCCTCGCTGATGGTCATCATGACTATTAGTTTCATCTTGCTGATtgtcatatatcatatattgagTAACGAGATTGATGAGATATCATCAGGCAAGATTGCTCGACTGAGAGCAGAGGATATGTATTCCCCAGGTGAACTCACAGACAGCCCCTCTG ATAGCATTCCGCTATTCAAGGGCCATAAGATCGTTCACTTAGATCTGAAAGGCGCTCCGCCGAAGATAAGCTACTATAACTATCTGTTTCCTTTGCTACGAAAGCTAGGAGCCACTGGTATACTTGTGGAGTACGAGGATATGTTCCCCTTTGCAGATAGTATTGAGGACATTCGCGCTGGCAATTCTTACTCAAAGAAGGATATTGtacaaattcaaaatatagcCAAGAATAATCAACTAACTGTTATACCATTGATACAAACCTTTGGTCATATGGAGTTTGTTCTTAAGTTGGATAAGTATAAAGACTTCCGGGAAGTTCCACATTATCCACAAGTCTTGTGCcctacatataataaaacgcTTCCATTGATATATGAAATGATAAACCAAGTTGTATCCGCACATCCAGCATCAAAATATCTACACATAGGTGCGGATGAAGTTTATCAAATAGGAGAATGCTCAAGATGTCTAGATGTTATGTCTAAAAAGCAATGGGGGAAACGACAACTCTTTCTGGATCATGTCTCCACAGTAGtcaaatatattaaggaaaaataTCCAGAATTAACTGTACTTATGTGGGATGATGAATTTCGTGATATATCGCCGCAAGAAATCATTGACAAAGGCTTGCACTTGACAATAGAACCAGTTATTTGGAAGTATACTACTGATCCTGGTACGACATTAACCGATCAACTATGGGAAAGTTATGCTGCAGTCTGGAAGCAAGTCTGGGTTGCAACTGCATTTAAAGGAGCCACTTCACCAGATAGATATTACACAGATATTTCATATCATATGGAGAACCATCAAGGTTGGTTAGAAATTATTCATAGATACTCGAATCAAATTACATTTAGAGGTGTCATGTTGACTGGATGGCAGAGATACGATCACTTTAGTGTTCTTTGCGAATTGCTGCCAGTGGGACTACCATCTCTTGCTATTAATTTAGCTGTATTACAAGCATCAGATCTAAATGGCTTCCCTGTAGAATTACCTAGTcatatatctgaaattttaCAATGCGATGGTGTAATTTCATTAAGCATACCAGAACCACAGTATGGTTGGACCAAATGCAGTTTTCATGGAATGTCTGTATATGCAGCCATGTTACGTCTTTACTCTTTAACacaagaaataatgaaaatggaaCAAGATAATACATACAAAGGATGGTTAAAaccatataatattaagtattcTTTTGCAAGTCCTAGTTATGTAGAACGTGCAGTGACTGATTTGGATAGgtataaaatggaaataatgtatattgagAAAGAAATGCGTACAGCCATGGAAGACATTTATGACAATTATACAATACAAGAATGGTTAGAAACATATACTGCACCTTTAAACGAAAAGCTTAATCAATTGTGGGAAACTAAGGAGAAacttttagcaaaaaatacaTGGCCCAGAAGACCTCTCACAAAATCAGACTTATAG